The following nucleotide sequence is from Acinonyx jubatus isolate Ajub_Pintada_27869175 chromosome E3, VMU_Ajub_asm_v1.0, whole genome shotgun sequence.
gagaacgagagaatcctaagcaggttccacgctgtcagtgcagagcctgatgcggggcccaaactcatgagacatgagatcatgacctgagtggaaaccaagagtcagacgcttaatgactgagccagccaggcacccctctgggtCTTATAATAGGGAAGTTCATACGAGGCAAATTGGGCATGTCTCATTTGCTGCCATGTCAAAGAGTTAGAAATTCAGGTTATTATTACTAGAGTTGAAAGGGAGAGACCTAAGCAGGTTCAGGGAGGAAATGAGGGTGGTCAAGTCCTTGAAGCAGCTGGAGAGACCCAAGGACATGGGtctgggagggagggtggcctTGGGTAAATGCTAGACCACTTCTTTAAGATGCTACAGAAGGGAGCAGCATGTAGACAAGACGGGGCTGTGTGGCTCCCCAGCAAAGTGTCTTTATATTCCCTGTGGAGTAAAATGTTTGCAAGGTCTTCTAGACCCTTCAATGAGGGGAAGCAGGCATGTCAGAGTTTAGGCCAAACACAGGCGGTGAGAAGCAGCagctgggcattgaggaggctgcctcaataaaatataaataaagatgacACACAGGCTTATAGCAGGGTGCTACTCTCTCCAGAGAAGTGAGAAATTTTCTGAAGCCTGTCCCTGAGCATGGTCACCTCTCACAGTGTGGGAGAGATGAGCCCAAGGGACAATTACAAAGCAGAGAGGAATTTCCAATTTTTATCCAGTCATCTCTGGCTTTGGCCCCATACTCCATTACATTCAATCAGTAAATTCTGCTGGGTTTCTTATAAAATGTTCTCCTTTTCCCAAGCTGGTTAGGTCTAAAGAACACCAGACTGAAGTGGGCCTTGACACTCACTGTTCACTTGACCCGCACCGGGGCCCGTAAGCTAACTGAATCTCAATCTTACCACTGCGATGGGAGCGGAGGCCAGACCGCACGCCTATGAGCAGCCAAGGCCTGGtgcaagagaaaagcagagagcaagagaatgcACGTTCCCTTCTGGGGTCGGCACTGATTCTGTTCAGGCGCCAGTGACAGTAGCGCCAGGCCTGGTGGCCATCAATGGGGGAAACAGTAGTTTTCAGAGGGCTCTGGACTCTCTGGCTGTTTAGCCtttgggaaagggacagagggagggagggaaagagagggaaagatggaTCCTGGCTTTCCACTGCCAGGTACAGAAGGGGGCAGAAGAGACAgccacacccacaccccctcGCTATTTTCCACGATGACTCCATTACCTATAAACAGGCGCCATCAGAGTCTTGGTAATAAACCAACTAGATCCTTGGAGAGGCGCGCGAAGTCTTGCCTTATCTATCCTTGGATTCACAGTGAAGAGGTGGCCCCATGCGCCTCCTCAAGATGAGAGAGCAGTACACTCACACTCATTATTGCCCTCTGCTCCCTAACAGGATGTGTGGCCGGTTCCTGAGGCAGCTGGTGGCTGAGGAGAGCCGGCACTCCACCTCCGTGGGACGCCTCCTGCTCCCTGTGCTCCTGGGGTTCCGCCTCGTGCTGCTGGCTGCCAGCGGGGCCGGGGTCTACAGCGACGAGCAGAGTGAATTCGTGTGTCACACCCAGCAGCCAGGCTGCAAGGCCGCCTGCTACGATGCCTTccaccccttctccccactgCACTTCTGGGTCTTCCAGGTCATCTTGGTGGCTGTGCCCAGCGCCCTCTACATGGGTCTCACtttgtatcatgtcatctggctTTGGGAAGAgtcaggaaaggggaaggaggaggagactcTGATCCGCcgaggggagaagagcagagatgcCTCCGGTCCTGGAAGCCCCAGGCTGCTCTGGGCCTATGTGGCACAGCTGGGCGTGCGGCTGGTCCTTGAGGGGACAGCCTTGGGGGTACAGTACCATGTGTATGGGTTCAACGTGCCCAGCTCCTTTGCATGTCGCCGAGAGCCTTGCCTTGGTAGTATAACCTGTTACCTGTCCCGCCCATTTGAGAAGACCATCTTCCTAAAGACCATGTTTGGGATCAGTGGGCTCTGTCTCTTGTTCACGCTTTTGGAACTTGTGCTCCTGGGCCTGGGGCGATGGTGGAGGGCCCGGAAGCACAGATCTCCCCCTTCTAACTACTCCCCAACTTCAGAGAGCACCAGAAGACACAAGGAACCGACTGAAAACTTCCCAGTGGTGGAGACCAAAGAGCCATTCCGAGAAGCAGGTGAGAAGAGCACTGATgtccctctttcttcctgctcctgaGGTCTCTGTCCTGATGACCTCCCAAGGCAGGTCCCTGGACCTCTGGGAGGCACACTTCCTACGtgttacaaaatagaaaaccagGTTCGAGGCAGACGTCTTCTGACCGCTGCTGCTGACCCATCTCCCAACCCTCATCCCCTTCTGTTTGCCAATTCCTTCCAATGAACCAGGACCAGGGTTCTCAGCCAGCTGTacctcctgcccttccctttAGGTTTCTTCCCACTTAGAAAAAGTCTCAGCTCCTGCTTGATTCTCTACTTTGCAGAGTTATGAAGCCACCTGGTTCGCCTCTGAAGGGAACTCTGCGATTGGATCTTCTTCCGAACATCCAGTGAGTGGGGATTTACTTCTGTGACAAATGAGAGGCTGTTGAAGCATCTCTAAGGGCCATGGTGGGCCACGCTGCCTAAGTCTTCCTGGGAGATTTCCCCCTTGTGCCTTCCTGCCAGAATCCTCTGGCATCAGCTTTACAATGATCATGGGCTTGGTTCCAGACTCAGCCAGCAGAAGCCTCCGTAAAGCTGTGCTTCTCCCCTGTCCTGCGCAATAAATTCTGACTGCTGCTGTTGGCATTCCTGTGGCTGAATGCGACTTTCCTGTCATAGTGACTCTACTTCCCTGTCCTCTGTTCTTCcactttctctgctccctccaaCTTTGAAGTCTTGTAACCTATGGATGCCCCCAGCCCCGTGGCATATGCCATATTCAGACTGGCCTTCCACACATATCTAAACCaacaacctttatttttttaatgttttatttatttatttattttggggtggaggggcagagagag
It contains:
- the GJC3 gene encoding gap junction gamma-3 protein isoform X2, which produces MCGRFLRQLVAEESRHSTSVGRLLLPVLLGFRLVLLAASGAGVYSDEQSEFVCHTQQPGCKAACYDAFHPFSPLHFWVFQVILVAVPSALYMGLTLYHVIWLWEESGKGKEEETLIRRGEKSRDASGPGSPRLLWAYVAQLGVRLVLEGTALGVQYHVYGFNVPSSFACRREPCLGSITCYLSRPFEKTIFLKTMFGISGLCLLFTLLELVLLGLGRWWRARKHRSPPSNYSPTSESTRRHKEPTENFPVVETKEPFREAGEKSTDVPLSSCS
- the GJC3 gene encoding gap junction gamma-3 protein isoform X1, which encodes MRLLKMREQYTHTHYCPLLPNRMCGRFLRQLVAEESRHSTSVGRLLLPVLLGFRLVLLAASGAGVYSDEQSEFVCHTQQPGCKAACYDAFHPFSPLHFWVFQVILVAVPSALYMGLTLYHVIWLWEESGKGKEEETLIRRGEKSRDASGPGSPRLLWAYVAQLGVRLVLEGTALGVQYHVYGFNVPSSFACRREPCLGSITCYLSRPFEKTIFLKTMFGISGLCLLFTLLELVLLGLGRWWRARKHRSPPSNYSPTSESTRRHKEPTENFPVVETKEPFREAGEKSTDVPLSSCS